The Pelmatolapia mariae isolate MD_Pm_ZW linkage group LG10_11, Pm_UMD_F_2, whole genome shotgun sequence genome includes a region encoding these proteins:
- the kif20a gene encoding kinesin-like protein KIF20A, whose translation MALSLSSPCGCPSDEEEEMAVFESTAAEHGGLARPRLPEISVISPGLDTRPSITGPKVAVKSQSCDEGATERVKVFLRIRPLTDTERSRGEEQGCVAIQDEETLLLKAPNDSQNMRAAERGITPSIHKFSFTKIFGPETAQQQFYESTMKAMINDVLRGENRLLYTYGVTNSGKTYTIQGSGREAGLLPRALVSLFRKLQGRLYGGMNLKPVLYQDVRQLSASEVKAEEIRRNSLLKEDGNSRCTGTTTIWDSGIGGLSATTTFGTQLEDTDSVCLEPDSLSHSGGEDLEEGVQFSIWVSFYEIYNEFLYDLLDASPSQQPRKRVTLRLSDDKQGNPYVKDLTWIQIRSAEEAWRILRVGRRNQSFASTHLNQNSSRSHSIFSLRVLHVHPGANSGQAMHISELTVCDLAGSERCKDQRNGERMKEANNINTSLLTLGRCIAALRHNQSNKSRPPQVVPFRDSKLTRVLQGFFCGRGTSTMVVNINPCASIYDETLQALKFSAIATQLVHGPSTKTRVAYILSLLRDPTGNGNDSTVMEEEEDESDVDDGDITMLDTKSLLQAIDVLKREVQRQREEKEVLEANVREQVVSEMMEVISRMQDGFSETLDAERALIEERYEDKINSLQKHLKKFYTQELKERDQEIEALSAALEEKKKANEAAPMTAPPGDSEGPRRSQRVSTQTELGRLRAELDQCRTELCTKTQEVTKLKMQLEVPGSAGTLTSAADRKLEEGQRNLRQLRLNLQRLGVDLQSGERACCRNTGGERLRHALTAADETLAKQGQILMELQNDLMLVKADLRRKAQTLAQTQSLPPQLPPSGFAAPSMPGSCKKRGCGAGAPSDPENRPPQKRPFFQSLFPSRTPTRKYNTRAAEDANLTPSSRILRSRQPSPPPSPVVTPRNLRGKY comes from the exons ATGGCGCTGTCTTTGTCATCTCCGTGTGGATGCCCCtctgatgaggaggaggaaatgGCTGTGTTTGAATCTACAGCAGCAGAGCACGGAGGTTTGGCCAGACCACGTCTACCAGAGATCTCTGTTATTTCCCCGGGCCTGGACACCAGGCCATCCATTACAGGGCCG AAAGTAGCAGTGAAATCTCAAAGCTGCGATGAAGGGGCCACTGAGAGGGTGAAGGTTTTCCTGCGCATCCGACCACTTACGGACACGGAGAGATCGAGAGGGGAAGAGCAG ggtTGTGTGGCTATCCAAGACGAAGAGACCCTGCTGCTTAAAGCTCCAAATGACTCTCAGAACATGAGAGCAGCAGAACGAGGCATCACTCCAAGTATTCACAAGTTCAGTTTCACAAAG ATATTTGGTCCTGAGACAGCGCAGCAACAGTTTTATGAGAGCACAATGAAGGCGATGATAAACGATGTGCTTCGAGGAGAAAATAGACTTCTCTACACTTATGGTGTAACCAATTCTGGAAAGACCTACACCATTCAGG GCAGCGGTCGAGAGGCAGGTCTGCTGCCCCGGGCTTTAGTGTCCCTGTTTAGGAAACTGCAGGGCCGTCTGTATGGTGGCATGAACCTGAAGCCTGTCTTGTATCAGGATGTGAGGCAGCTCAGTGCCAGTGAGGTCAAGGCAGAGGAAATCCGCAGAAACTCTCTGCTCAAAGAG GATGGGAATTCTCGTTGCACTGGCACCACCACAATCTGGGATAGTGGCATCGGAGGACTCTCTGCTACCACTACCTTTGGCACTCAGCTGGAAG ACACGGACAGTGTTTGTCTGGAGCCGGACAGCCTGTCGCACAGCGGAGGGGAGGATCTCGAGGAAGGAGTGCAGTTTTCAATCTGGGTGTCCTTTTATGAAATCTACAACGAGTTCCTGTACGACCTACTGGACGCCTCGCCCTCCCAGCAGCCCCGGAAAAGAGTCACATTGCGGCTAAGTGACGACAAGCAGGGCAACCCCTACGTGAAAG ACCTGACCTGGATCCAGATCCGCAGCGCCGAGGAAGCCTGGAGGATTTTGAGAGTTGGGCGTCGCAACCAAAGCTTCGCCAGCACTCACCTCAACCAGAACTCCAGTCGCAG CCACAGCATCTTTTCCCTCCGTGTCCTGCACGTCCACCCTGGAGCAAATTCAGGCCAGGCCATGCACATCAGCGA GCTGACTGTGTGTGATTTGGCTGGGTCCGAACGCTGTAAAGATCAGCGTAATGGTGAGAGGATGAAGGAGGCCAATAACATTAACACCTCCCTCCTAACACTGGGGCGCTGCATTGCTGCCCTGAGGCACAACCAGAGCAATAA GTCACGGCCTCCTCAAGTGGTGCCTTTCAGGGACAGTAAGCTGACCCGTGTCCTGCAGGGTTTCTTCTGTGGGCGAGGAACCTCCACCATGGTGGTCAACATCAATCCATGTGCATCCATCTATGACGAGACCCTCCAGGCCCTCAAATTCTCTGCTATTGCTACCCAA CTCGTCCACGGCCCGTCCACGAAGACCAGAGTGGCCTACATCCTGTCTCTCCTTCGTGATCCAACAGGAAATGGTAATGACAgcacggtgatggaggaggaagaggatgagagCGATGTCGACGATGGAGATATCACCATGTTAGATACTAAG TCTTTGCTGCAGGCCATTGATGTTCTGAAGAGAGAGGTGCAGCGCCAGCGGGAAGAGAAAGAAGTCCTAGAAGCAAATGTGAGAGAGCAGGTGGTCTCTGAGATGATGGAGGTCATCTCTAGAATGCAAGATGGTTTCAG TGAGACACTGGATGCTGAGAGGGCGCTCATTGAAGAGAGATATGAAGACAAGATAAATAGCCTGCAGAAACACCTGAAGAAATTCTACACCCAGGAGCTGAAG GAACGTGATCAGGAGATTGAAGCTCTGTCTGCTGCtcttgaggaaaaaaagaaggcaaATGAAGCAGCCCCCATGACGGCGccacctggagactctgaggGCCCTCGCCGCTCTCAGCGCGTCAGTACGCAGACTGAACTCGGCAGACTGCGCGCTGAACTCGACCAGTGCCGCACTGAGCTGTGCACCAAGACTCAAG AGGTGACAAAGCTTAAGATGCAGCTAGAAGTACCAGGTAGTGCTGGCActctcacctctgctgctgaccGCAAGCTGGAGGAGGGTCAGCGG AACCTGCGTCAGCTGCGGCTCAATCTGCAGAGGCTGGGGGTGGACCTGCAGTCTGGTGAAAGAGCCTGCTGTCGCAACACAGGAGGGGAGAGGCTGCGCCACGCTTTAACAGCTGCAGATGAGACTTTAGCCAAACAG GGCCAGATCCTTATGGAGCTCCAGAATGACCTGATGCTGGTCAAAGCTGACTTGAGGCGGAAAGCGCAGACCCTGGCCCAAACACAGTCCCTCCCTCCCCAGCTGCCCCCGTCTGGCTTTGCTGCCCCCAGCATGCCGGGCTCCTGCAAAAAGAGAGGCTGTGGCGCCGGCGCACCGAGCGACCCCGAAAACCGACCGCCGCAAAAACGACCGTTTTTCCAGTCTTTGTTCCCATCTCGCACCCCAACACGTAAATACAACACCCGTGCTGCCGAGGATGCAAACCTGACCCCCTCCTCAAGGATTTTGCGGTCCCGCCAGCCATCTCCACCTCCTAGTCCGGTCGTCACCCCTCGTAATCTCAGGGGGAAGTACTGA
- the cdc23 gene encoding cell division cycle protein 23 homolog, translating to MKMAALCSEFGDLVQIKKQLISVISLCKERGLLHSAKWASELAFALDPLPKDELPPTSPLTEEDAQDLDALTLAKSYFDLKEYDRAAYFLKGCCSQKAYFLYMYSRYLSGEKKKDDETVDSLGPLEKGQVRNEALRELRVELSKKHTAGELDGFTLYLYGVVLRKLDLPKEAVDVFVEGIHALPLHWGAWLELSNLVTNIEMLKSLSLPDCWIKDFFMAHMYTELQMIKEALQKYQNLIEAGFSKSTYIISQIAVAYHNIRDIDQALALFNELREQDPYRIDNMDTFSNLLYVKSMKPELSYLAHNLVEIDKYRVETCCVIGNYYSLRSQHEKAALYFQRALKLNPRCLGAWTLMGHEYMEMKNTSAAIQAYRHAIEVNKRDYRAWYGLGQTYEILKMPFYCLYYYRKAHQLRPNDSRMLVALGESYEKLSQQAEAKKCYWRAYSVGDVEKMALLKLAKLHEQLNESDDAAQCYMLYIQDIFSCGEQLEHAEVSTALRYLGQYYFKNKHYDEASLCAQRCCDYNDAREEGKALLRQISQVRDQIETPSADLFAPLSNNNTPVRRVSPLNLISFTP from the exons ATGAAAATGGCGGCTCTCTGTAGTGAGTTTGGGGATCTGGTACAAATCAAAAAACAGCTAATATCGGTGATATCGCTTTGCAAAGAAAGAGGACTTTTACACAGCGCAAAGTG GGCTTCTGAATTGGCATTTGCTTTGGATCCTCTGCCAAAGGATGAACTGCCACCAACATCCCCTTTAACAGAG GAAGATGCACAAGACCTGGATGCACTTACACTGGCCAAATCATACTTTGACCTGAAAGAATATGATCGTGCTGCTTACTTTCTGAAAGGCTGTTGCAGTCAGAAAGCTTATTTCCTCTATATGTATTCTCGCTATCTG tcgGGCGAGAAAAAGAAGGATgatgagactgtggacagcctGG gCCCTCTGGAGAAGGGTCAGGTGCGCAATGAAGCTTTGCGTGAGCTAAGGGTCGAGCTCAGTAAGAAGCATACTGCAGGAGAGTTGGACGGCTTCACCCTCTATCT GTATGGGGTGGTTCTAAGAAAGCTTGATCTTCCGAAAGAGGCCGTGGACGTGTTTGTTGAGGGAATACATGCACTTCCACTGCACTGGGGCGCATGGCTGGAGCTCAGTAACCTTGTCACCAATATTGAAATG CTGAAGTCACTGTCTCTGCCAGACTGCTGGATTAAAGACTTCTTCATGGCCCACATGTACACAGAGCTGCAGATGATCAAAGAAGCATTGCAAAAATACCAGAACCTAATAGAGGCTGGCTTTTCGAAGAGTACCTACATCATTTCACAGATTGCTGTGGCCTACCACAATATCagag ATATTGATCAAGCTTTGGCTCTGTTCAACGAGTTGAGGGAGCAGGATCCATATCGTATCGACAACATGGACACATTCTCAAATCTGCTTTATGTCAAA AGCATGAAGCCAGAGTTGAGCTATTTGGCCCACAACCTGGTGGAGATTGACAAGTACAGAGTGGAGACGTGCTGTGTTATCG GTAACTATTACAGCTTACGCTCTCAGCATGAGAAAGCAGCTCTCTACTTCCAGCGGGCCCTCAAACTGAACCCTCGCTGTCTCGGTGCCTGGACACTCATGGGACACGAGTACATGGAAATGAAAAACACTTCAGCTGCCATTCAAGCCTACAG ACATGCCATTGAAGTGAATAAGCGAGACTACCGTGCCTGGTATGGTCTGGGTCAGACATACGAGATCCTCAAGATGCCCTTTTACTGTTTGTACTATTATCGAAAGGCTCACCAGCTCAG GCCGAATGACTCTCGCATGTTGGTTGCACTGGGTGAAAGCTACGAAAAACTGTCACAGCAAGCCGAAGCCAAGAAG TGTTACTGGAGGGCATATTCTGTCGGAGATGTAGAGAAAATGGCTCTGCTCAAACTGGCAAA GCTCCACGAACAGCTGAATGAGTCTGATGATGCTGCCCAGTGTTACATGCTTTACATTCAAGACATTTTCTCTTGTGGG GAACAACTGGAGCACGCTGAGGTGAGCACAGCCCTGCGGTACCTGGGCCAGTACTATTTCAAGAACAAGCACTATGATGAGGCATCCCTTTGCGCTCAGCGTTGTTGTGACTACAATGAC GCACGTGAGGAAGGAAAGGCTCTGTTGCGGCAGATCTCACAGGTCAGAGATCAGATCGAGACGCCTTCAGCAGACCTGTTTGCACCACTCTCAAACAACAACACTCCAGTCAGGAGGGTGTCTCCCCTGAATCTCATCTCATTTACACCCTGA